One genomic region from Nocardioides plantarum encodes:
- the rpmA gene encoding 50S ribosomal protein L27: MAHKKGAASTKNGRDSNSQRLGVKRFGGQLVNAGEIIVRQRGTHFHPGSGVGRGGDDTLFALQPGAVEFGVKRGRRVINILPSE, translated from the coding sequence ATGGCTCACAAGAAGGGCGCCGCGTCCACCAAGAACGGCCGCGACTCCAACTCCCAGCGACTCGGCGTCAAGCGCTTCGGCGGTCAGCTCGTCAACGCCGGCGAGATCATCGTCCGCCAGCGTGGCACGCACTTCCACCCGGGCAGCGGCGTGGGTCGGGGCGGCGACGACACCCTGTTCGCGCTGCAGCCCGGCGCGGTCGAGTTCGGCGTCAAGCGCGGCCGTCGCGTCATCAACATTCTGCCGTCGGAGTGA
- the rplU gene encoding 50S ribosomal protein L21 — MYAIVRAGAKQQKVAVGDVIEIDLVTTPVGDTFTLPVVLTVDGETIKATGLEKASVTVEVLGGTKGPKIVIQKYKNKTGYKKRQGHRQKYTQVRVTDISA; from the coding sequence GTGTACGCGATCGTGCGCGCAGGCGCGAAGCAGCAGAAGGTCGCTGTCGGCGACGTCATCGAGATCGACCTGGTCACGACCCCCGTCGGTGACACGTTCACCTTGCCGGTCGTGCTGACCGTCGACGGCGAGACGATCAAGGCCACCGGCCTCGAGAAGGCCTCGGTCACCGTCGAGGTCCTCGGCGGCACCAAGGGCCCCAAGATCGTCATCCAGAAGTACAAGAACAAGACCGGCTACAAGAAGCGCCAGGGCCACCGTCAGAAGTACACCCAGGTCCGCGTGACCGACATCTCCGCCTGA
- a CDS encoding Rne/Rng family ribonuclease has product MADDNTQDVPAVETGDTPAGEPTAAPAKKAAKKAPAKRAPAKKAAAKKAAASADALPGTDVTPAAEPGEPASTDTGVADADQAKPAKKTATKKAAAKKAPAKKAAAKKTTKKAAAAEATAVEAVEPAGSAEGEDVADQGVMPLFQVPEKVVPAKRTRTRKAAVPPPVEEPPAVEPVEPVELDEDEDEDDTEATWDALEAAADGTLPAADATDTTATDTATAADTAGESSDDGAGDESDDESDDDSDDEAAGDTGPRRRRRRGGRRRRRSGSGEGGDADADATEGDEPTGDRARGGRGAQQDQGADRTEKSEQGDKAEGAEGADSAEGADSESGEAEGGTSTRRRRKRRREGDDGGSDEPGTTTRVRRARNAEDEITSIQGSTRLEAKKQRRRDGREAGRRRAPIVSEAEFLARRESVDRVMVVRQRDELTQIGVLEDKILVEHYVARESQTSLIGNIYLGRVQNVLPSMEAAFIDIGKGRNAVIYAGEVNWSQLGHKDGQPRKIESVLSSGQTILVQVSKDPVGHKGARLTSQISLAGRFLVYVPDGTTSGISRKLPDTERNRLKTLLKEVVPSTAGVIVRTAAEGASEEELTQDVERLKARWEEIESKAKSKSGNPQLLHGEPDLTLKVVRDLFTEDFARLVIQGDDAWDLVHGYVEGMAPDLLERVEKYDPTEHNGVDLFSTYRIDEQIAKAVDRKVFLPSGGSLVIDRTEAMTVVDVNTGKFTGSGGNLEETVTKNNLEAAEEVVRQLRLRDIGGIIVIDFIDMVLEANRDLVLRRMVECLGRDRTRHQVAEVTSLGLVQMTRKRIGTGLIEAFSETCDHCQGRGVIIHDLPVEPKRSADDGGHGGSGRSGGRGGNGGGNANGNTGGGNGNGGGGGGTSSNGGNAGTEADGERRGRRRGGRGRGDDAPAAPVAAPAASAHKPTPAEFAAMAKAETHKEELAALDAAEALDAVEPTVEVSEPTVEIVEQAPELSAQEAEPVAPVVPAEPKVITRTRRGVSRSVTTTAPVAPVEVVVPAPAPVAAPEAAPEPPKVVTRTRGGARRTAVAAEPTEPTEPTESTEPGEPTEPEVGGDAEVDGESGLHVPIKRKGGARKR; this is encoded by the coding sequence ATGGCTGACGACAACACCCAGGACGTCCCCGCCGTCGAGACCGGCGACACGCCGGCCGGGGAGCCGACCGCCGCCCCGGCCAAGAAGGCCGCCAAGAAGGCCCCGGCCAAGCGGGCGCCCGCCAAGAAGGCGGCTGCCAAGAAGGCAGCGGCGAGCGCGGACGCCCTTCCCGGGACCGACGTGACCCCGGCCGCCGAGCCCGGCGAGCCCGCCTCCACCGACACCGGGGTGGCCGACGCCGACCAGGCGAAGCCCGCCAAGAAGACCGCGACCAAGAAGGCGGCAGCCAAGAAGGCTCCTGCCAAGAAGGCCGCGGCCAAGAAGACCACCAAGAAGGCCGCAGCCGCCGAGGCCACCGCTGTCGAGGCCGTCGAGCCGGCTGGCTCGGCCGAGGGCGAGGACGTGGCCGACCAGGGCGTCATGCCGCTCTTCCAGGTGCCCGAGAAGGTCGTCCCGGCCAAGCGCACCCGCACCCGCAAGGCCGCGGTCCCCCCGCCGGTCGAGGAGCCCCCCGCGGTCGAGCCCGTCGAGCCCGTCGAGCTCGACGAGGACGAGGACGAGGACGACACCGAGGCCACCTGGGACGCACTGGAGGCCGCAGCCGACGGGACGCTCCCGGCCGCCGACGCCACCGACACCACCGCCACCGACACCGCCACCGCTGCCGACACCGCCGGCGAGAGCTCGGACGACGGCGCCGGTGACGAGTCCGACGACGAGTCGGACGACGACTCCGACGACGAGGCCGCCGGCGACACCGGACCCCGCCGCCGCCGCCGCCGAGGCGGCCGCCGTCGTCGTCGTAGCGGGTCCGGCGAGGGTGGCGACGCCGACGCCGACGCGACCGAGGGCGACGAGCCCACGGGCGACCGCGCCCGTGGCGGCCGCGGCGCCCAGCAGGACCAGGGCGCCGACAGGACCGAGAAGTCCGAGCAGGGTGACAAGGCCGAGGGCGCCGAGGGTGCTGACTCCGCCGAGGGTGCTGACTCCGAGTCCGGCGAGGCCGAGGGTGGCACGTCCACCCGTCGTCGCCGCAAGCGTCGCCGCGAGGGCGACGACGGTGGCTCCGACGAGCCCGGCACGACCACGCGCGTGCGTCGCGCCCGCAACGCCGAGGACGAGATCACCTCGATCCAGGGCTCGACCCGTCTCGAGGCCAAGAAGCAGCGCCGCCGCGACGGGCGCGAGGCCGGCCGTCGCCGCGCCCCCATCGTCAGCGAGGCCGAGTTCCTGGCCCGACGCGAGTCGGTCGACCGCGTCATGGTGGTGCGTCAGCGCGACGAGCTGACCCAGATCGGCGTCCTCGAGGACAAGATCCTGGTCGAGCACTACGTCGCCCGCGAGTCGCAGACCTCGCTGATCGGCAACATCTACCTCGGCCGGGTCCAGAACGTGCTGCCCTCGATGGAGGCTGCGTTCATCGACATCGGCAAGGGCCGCAACGCCGTCATCTACGCCGGCGAGGTCAACTGGTCGCAGCTGGGCCACAAGGACGGCCAGCCGCGCAAGATCGAGTCGGTCCTCTCCTCGGGCCAGACGATCCTCGTGCAGGTCAGCAAGGACCCCGTCGGCCACAAGGGCGCCCGCCTGACCAGCCAGATCAGCCTGGCCGGCCGGTTCCTCGTCTACGTGCCCGACGGCACGACGTCCGGCATCTCCCGCAAGCTGCCCGACACCGAGCGCAACCGCCTCAAGACCCTCCTCAAGGAGGTCGTCCCGTCCACGGCGGGTGTCATCGTCCGGACGGCGGCCGAGGGCGCCAGCGAGGAGGAGCTCACCCAGGACGTCGAGCGGCTCAAGGCGCGCTGGGAGGAGATCGAGTCCAAGGCCAAGAGCAAGAGCGGCAACCCCCAGCTCCTGCACGGCGAGCCCGACCTGACCCTCAAGGTGGTGCGCGACCTCTTCACCGAGGACTTCGCCCGGCTCGTCATCCAGGGCGACGACGCCTGGGACCTCGTGCACGGCTACGTCGAGGGCATGGCCCCCGACCTGCTCGAGCGCGTCGAGAAGTACGACCCCACCGAGCACAACGGCGTCGACCTGTTCTCGACCTACCGGATCGACGAGCAGATCGCCAAGGCCGTCGACCGCAAGGTCTTCCTGCCCTCCGGGGGCTCCCTGGTCATCGACCGCACCGAGGCCATGACGGTCGTCGACGTCAACACCGGCAAGTTCACCGGCTCCGGCGGCAACCTCGAGGAGACGGTCACCAAGAACAACCTGGAGGCCGCCGAGGAGGTCGTGCGCCAGCTCCGGCTGCGCGACATCGGCGGCATCATCGTCATCGACTTCATCGACATGGTCCTCGAGGCCAACCGCGACCTGGTGCTGCGCCGGATGGTCGAGTGCCTGGGCCGCGACCGCACCCGCCACCAGGTCGCCGAGGTCACCTCGCTCGGCCTGGTGCAGATGACCCGCAAGCGCATCGGCACCGGCCTGATCGAGGCCTTCAGCGAGACCTGCGACCACTGCCAGGGCCGCGGCGTGATCATCCACGACCTGCCCGTCGAGCCCAAGCGGAGTGCCGACGACGGCGGCCACGGCGGCTCAGGTCGCAGCGGTGGTCGTGGCGGCAACGGTGGCGGCAACGCCAACGGCAACACCGGCGGTGGCAACGGCAACGGTGGCGGTGGCGGTGGTACCAGCAGCAACGGCGGCAACGCCGGTACCGAGGCCGACGGCGAGCGTCGTGGACGTCGACGTGGTGGCCGCGGCCGCGGCGACGACGCCCCGGCCGCCCCGGTCGCGGCTCCCGCCGCCTCGGCCCACAAGCCGACGCCGGCGGAGTTCGCCGCGATGGCCAAGGCCGAGACCCACAAGGAGGAGCTCGCGGCGCTCGATGCCGCCGAGGCCCTCGACGCGGTCGAGCCCACGGTGGAGGTGTCCGAGCCGACGGTCGAGATCGTCGAGCAGGCGCCCGAGCTGTCCGCCCAGGAGGCCGAGCCCGTGGCGCCGGTCGTCCCGGCCGAGCCCAAGGTCATCACCCGGACCCGTCGCGGCGTCAGCCGTTCGGTGACCACGACGGCGCCGGTGGCGCCCGTCGAGGTCGTCGTCCCGGCCCCCGCGCCGGTCGCGGCTCCCGAGGCCGCGCCCGAGCCGCCGAAGGTGGTCACCCGCACCCGCGGTGGCGCCCGTCGTACGGCGGTGGCGGCGGAGCCCACCGAGCCCACTGAGCCCACTGAGTCGACCGAGCCGGGCGAGCCCACCGAGCCGGAGGTCGGCGGCGACGCCGAGGTCGACGGCGAGTCGGGCCTGCACGTGCCGATCAAGCGCAAGGGCGGCGCCCGCAAGCGCTGA
- a CDS encoding TIGR03936 family radical SAM-associated protein: MSRQPPEQQLPPVQRLRVRYTKRGRLRFTSHRDFSRAFERAVFRARVPMAYSSGFNPHPRISYAGAAPTGSASEAEYLEIALAEVVDTAAIHVLLDEALPDGLDVLEVVDAAELPGGSLADLLTASRWIIDTAALPLEAEAAVATFLAEESVIVERMTKKGLREFDCRAAVVSLAVVGTAEADGDGARLDLVLRHAVPAVRPDDVLTGLSRSTTLDVGPAPLLTRLLQGPLDEADGTVGDPFAR, from the coding sequence GTGAGCCGACAACCGCCCGAGCAGCAGCTGCCCCCCGTGCAGCGGCTCCGGGTGCGCTACACCAAGCGTGGCCGGCTGCGGTTCACCAGCCACCGTGACTTCAGCCGCGCCTTCGAGCGGGCGGTGTTCCGGGCCCGGGTGCCCATGGCCTACTCGTCGGGGTTCAACCCCCACCCCCGCATCTCGTACGCCGGCGCCGCACCCACCGGGTCGGCCAGCGAGGCGGAGTACCTCGAGATCGCCCTCGCCGAGGTCGTCGACACCGCCGCCATCCACGTCCTGCTCGACGAGGCGCTGCCCGACGGGCTCGACGTCCTCGAGGTGGTCGACGCCGCCGAGCTGCCGGGCGGCAGCCTGGCCGACCTGCTCACCGCCAGCCGGTGGATCATCGACACCGCGGCCCTGCCGCTGGAGGCCGAGGCGGCGGTGGCGACGTTCCTGGCCGAGGAGTCCGTGATCGTCGAGCGGATGACCAAGAAGGGCCTGCGTGAGTTCGACTGCCGTGCGGCCGTGGTCTCCCTCGCCGTGGTCGGGACCGCCGAGGCCGACGGCGACGGGGCCCGCCTCGACCTCGTCCTGCGCCACGCCGTCCCCGCCGTACGACCCGACGACGTGCTCACCGGTCTGAGCCGGTCCACGACCCTCGACGTCGGCCCGGCGCCGCTGCTGACCCGGCTGCTGCAGGGGCCGCTCGACGAGGCCGACGGCACCGTCGGCGACCCGTTCGCCCGCTGA
- a CDS encoding winged helix DNA-binding domain-containing protein has product MRHITDDERRARLARRHAVAPWSRVGDAEAATRAMTVLHSTEPATVYLSCWARVDGLAVADVDRALHVERTLVKQLAMRRTLFVFPRDLLAAAWGSASARVAEAELKRMAKDVEKAGIAADGARWVHEARAAILAELATRPDGLTAVEVRGLLPDVAVRFDVTAGSVWNHGRVLTHLGLTADLVRGTNTQHWRLSRPRWTLMSDWLGSPEAPLSLEEGYAEIVRRWLRTFGPGTEADLVWWLGGTKGAVRSALASVEAVEVSLDGGGTGWVLPDDAEPEPAADPWAALLPVLDPTVMGWKERAWYLGDHGPDLFDRNGNAGTTAWVDGRVVGAWVQDDGGVVSVHLLEPVPAAARAALDAEAARLTTWLDGVRVGTVYPSPAMKAARAAD; this is encoded by the coding sequence GTGCGTCACATCACCGACGACGAGCGGCGAGCCCGGTTGGCCCGGAGACACGCCGTGGCGCCCTGGTCCCGGGTCGGCGACGCCGAGGCCGCGACCCGCGCGATGACCGTCCTGCACTCGACCGAGCCCGCCACCGTCTACCTGTCCTGCTGGGCCCGCGTCGACGGGCTCGCCGTGGCCGACGTCGACCGGGCGCTGCACGTCGAGCGGACCCTGGTCAAGCAGCTCGCCATGCGCCGCACCCTGTTCGTCTTCCCCCGCGACCTGCTGGCGGCGGCGTGGGGGAGCGCCTCGGCCCGGGTGGCCGAGGCCGAGCTCAAGCGGATGGCCAAGGACGTCGAGAAGGCGGGGATCGCCGCGGACGGCGCCCGGTGGGTGCACGAGGCCCGGGCCGCGATCCTGGCCGAGCTGGCGACCCGGCCCGACGGCCTGACCGCGGTCGAGGTCCGCGGCCTGCTGCCCGACGTGGCGGTGAGGTTCGACGTGACCGCCGGCTCGGTGTGGAACCACGGTCGCGTGCTCACCCACCTCGGTCTCACCGCCGACCTCGTGCGGGGCACCAACACCCAGCACTGGCGGCTCTCCCGGCCGCGGTGGACCCTGATGTCCGACTGGCTCGGCTCGCCGGAGGCACCGCTGTCGCTCGAGGAGGGGTACGCCGAGATCGTCCGGCGCTGGTTGCGCACCTTCGGTCCCGGCACCGAGGCCGACCTGGTCTGGTGGCTCGGCGGCACCAAGGGAGCCGTCCGGTCCGCCCTGGCCTCGGTCGAGGCCGTCGAGGTGTCGCTCGACGGCGGCGGCACCGGGTGGGTGCTGCCCGACGACGCGGAGCCCGAGCCCGCCGCGGATCCGTGGGCGGCGCTGCTCCCGGTCCTCGACCCGACGGTGATGGGGTGGAAGGAGCGCGCCTGGTACCTCGGCGACCACGGTCCCGACCTCTTCGACCGCAACGGCAACGCCGGCACCACGGCCTGGGTCGACGGGCGTGTCGTCGGGGCCTGGGTGCAGGACGACGGGGGAGTGGTCTCGGTGCACCTGCTCGAGCCGGTGCCGGCCGCGGCACGCGCCGCGCTCGACGCCGAGGCCGCCCGGCTCACGACCTGGCTGGACGGCGTACGCGTCGGCACGGTCTATCCCAGCCCGGCCATGAAGGCCGCGCGGGCGGCGGACTAG
- a CDS encoding DUF4190 domain-containing protein, translated as MSNPYDPNAGNNPYEPNASNNPYGSPASSGGYGQGGGYGDPYGQQPNPYGEGPKKTDAVSIVGFVLSLTCCLSIVGAILGFVGLSRTKGGKRKGRWAAVSAAIIGIIGTLVAGGVIVAIVFFANSVVDVDEAKVGECADVSNDNGDSVLLTEQDCDGKHDAEITWVGKVSDVENLDVAPSNPDDFTDAGASLLICTALMDPADVTTLGDDVEYQYVTQDTSPKSTDAALCYAEKKSGSFTEKQLN; from the coding sequence ATGAGCAACCCGTATGACCCCAACGCCGGCAACAACCCCTACGAGCCCAACGCCAGCAACAACCCCTACGGGAGCCCGGCCTCGTCCGGCGGCTACGGCCAGGGCGGTGGCTACGGCGACCCCTACGGCCAGCAGCCCAACCCCTACGGCGAGGGACCGAAGAAGACCGACGCGGTCTCCATCGTCGGCTTCGTCCTCAGCCTCACCTGCTGCCTGTCGATCGTCGGCGCCATCCTCGGCTTCGTCGGCCTGAGCCGCACCAAGGGCGGCAAGCGCAAGGGTCGCTGGGCGGCCGTCTCCGCCGCGATCATCGGCATCATCGGCACCCTGGTCGCCGGTGGCGTGATCGTCGCGATCGTCTTCTTCGCCAACTCCGTCGTCGACGTCGACGAGGCCAAGGTCGGCGAGTGCGCCGACGTCTCCAACGACAACGGCGACTCCGTGCTGCTGACCGAGCAGGACTGCGACGGCAAGCACGACGCCGAGATCACCTGGGTCGGCAAGGTCAGCGACGTCGAGAACCTCGACGTCGCCCCGTCCAACCCCGACGACTTCACCGACGCCGGCGCGTCCCTCCTCATCTGCACCGCGCTGATGGACCCGGCCGACGTCACCACCCTCGGCGACGACGTCGAGTACCAGTACGTCACCCAGGACACCAGCCCGAAGAGCACCGACGCGGCGCTCTGCTACGCCGAGAAGAAGAGCGGGTCGTTCACCGAGAAGCAGCTGAACTAG
- a CDS encoding TIGR03960 family B12-binding radical SAM protein translates to MSASVFPRLEPHLPSVSKPIQYVGGELNSTVKDWDCATTSGEGGPTVRWALMYPDAYEVGLPNQGVQILYEVLNERDWILAERTYAVWPDMEAVLRAGDEAGPIPQFTVDAHRSVKDFDVFGLSFSTELGYTNMLNALDLAGIPLHAADRTEADPIVLAGGHAAFNPEPIADFIDAAVLGDGEEVVLAISDVVREFKTQGEPGGRDELLRRLAVTGNIYVPRFYDVSYDDAPGGTGAVVAVTPNRPGVPHRVTKHTLMDLDAWPYPAKPLVPLAETVHERFSVEIFRGCTRGCRFCQAGMITRPVRERSIETIGAMVENGIRKTGFEEVGLLSLSSADHTEIGELATDLADRYEGSNVSLSLPSTRVDAFNITLANEFSRNGRRSGLTFAPEGGSERMRKVINKMVTEEDLIRTVAAAYSHGWRQVKLYFMVGLPTETDEDVMQVAELAKAVIAKGREVTGKNDIRCTVSIGGFVPKPHTPFQWASQLDVETTDARLKKLRDVVRDDKRYGRAIGFRYHDGKPGIIEGLLSRGDRRVGRVIEAVWRDGGRFDGWSEHFSFERWMAAAEAGLGGTGVDLDWFTTRERGYDETLPWDHLDSGLDKDWLWADWEDALAVADGSSDVEVEDCRWTPCYDCGVCPEMGTEIQIGPTGQRLLPLAVV, encoded by the coding sequence ATGTCCGCCAGCGTCTTCCCCCGCCTCGAGCCCCACCTCCCGTCGGTGTCCAAGCCGATCCAGTACGTCGGTGGCGAGCTCAACTCCACCGTCAAGGACTGGGACTGCGCGACCACGTCGGGCGAGGGTGGCCCGACGGTCCGCTGGGCCCTGATGTACCCCGACGCCTACGAGGTCGGCCTGCCGAACCAGGGCGTCCAGATCCTCTACGAGGTGCTCAACGAGCGCGACTGGATCCTCGCCGAGCGCACGTACGCCGTGTGGCCCGACATGGAGGCCGTGCTGCGGGCCGGCGACGAGGCCGGGCCGATCCCGCAGTTCACCGTCGACGCCCACCGCTCGGTCAAGGACTTCGACGTCTTCGGGCTGAGCTTCTCCACCGAGCTCGGCTACACCAACATGCTCAACGCCCTCGACCTGGCCGGCATCCCGCTGCACGCCGCCGACCGCACCGAGGCCGACCCGATCGTGCTCGCCGGTGGCCACGCGGCGTTCAACCCCGAGCCGATCGCCGACTTCATCGACGCCGCCGTCCTCGGTGACGGCGAGGAGGTCGTGCTCGCGATCTCCGACGTCGTGCGCGAGTTCAAGACCCAGGGCGAGCCGGGTGGGCGCGACGAGCTGCTGCGCCGCCTCGCGGTGACCGGCAACATCTACGTCCCGCGCTTCTACGACGTCTCCTATGACGACGCCCCGGGCGGGACCGGCGCCGTCGTCGCGGTCACGCCCAACCGCCCCGGTGTCCCGCACCGCGTCACCAAGCACACGCTGATGGACCTCGACGCCTGGCCCTACCCGGCCAAGCCGCTGGTGCCGCTGGCCGAGACCGTCCACGAGCGCTTCAGCGTCGAGATCTTCCGTGGCTGCACCCGTGGCTGCCGCTTCTGCCAGGCCGGGATGATCACCCGCCCGGTGCGCGAGCGCAGCATCGAGACGATCGGCGCGATGGTCGAGAACGGCATCCGCAAGACCGGCTTCGAGGAGGTCGGCCTGCTCTCGCTCTCGAGCGCCGACCACACCGAGATCGGCGAGCTCGCCACCGACCTGGCCGACCGCTACGAGGGGTCCAACGTCTCGCTGTCCCTGCCCAGCACCCGCGTCGACGCCTTCAACATCACGCTGGCCAACGAGTTCTCCCGCAACGGCCGTCGCTCCGGGCTCACCTTCGCCCCTGAGGGCGGCAGCGAGCGGATGCGCAAGGTGATCAACAAGATGGTCACCGAGGAGGACCTGATCCGCACCGTCGCGGCGGCCTACTCCCACGGGTGGCGCCAGGTGAAGCTCTACTTCATGGTCGGCCTCCCCACCGAGACCGACGAGGACGTCATGCAGGTCGCCGAGCTCGCCAAGGCCGTGATCGCCAAGGGCCGCGAGGTCACCGGCAAGAACGACATCCGCTGCACCGTCTCGATCGGCGGGTTCGTGCCCAAGCCGCACACGCCGTTCCAGTGGGCCTCCCAGCTCGACGTCGAGACCACCGACGCCCGGCTGAAGAAGCTGCGCGACGTCGTACGCGACGACAAGCGCTACGGCCGCGCCATCGGCTTCCGCTACCACGACGGCAAGCCCGGCATCATCGAGGGACTGCTCTCGCGCGGCGACCGTCGCGTCGGCCGCGTCATCGAGGCCGTGTGGCGCGACGGCGGCCGCTTCGACGGCTGGAGCGAGCACTTCTCCTTCGAGCGGTGGATGGCCGCCGCCGAGGCCGGCCTGGGCGGCACCGGCGTCGACCTCGACTGGTTCACCACCCGCGAGCGCGGCTACGACGAGACCCTGCCCTGGGACCACCTCGACTCCGGCCTCGACAAGGACTGGCTGTGGGCCGACTGGGAGGACGCCCTCGCGGTCGCCGACGGCAGCTCCGACGTCGAGGTCGAGGACTGCCGCTGGACCCCCTGCTACGACTGCGGCGTCTGCCCCGAGATGGGCACCGAGATCCAGATCGGGCCCACCGGCCAGCGGCTGCTGCCGCTCGCCGTCGTCTGA
- a CDS encoding MDR family MFS transporter, whose translation MTTTDPKATGGAAAGPAGTTESGDYSHTQILAILAGLMMGMFLGALDQTIVSTSIRTIADDLNGLSIQAWATTAYLITATITTPIYGKLGDLYGRKKLFLFSISVFIAGSALCSFAGSMTQLAMFRALQGLGAGGLFTLVLAIIGDLVSPRERARYTGYFMAMFGTSSVLGPLIGGFFAGQDSILGVTGWRWVFLVNVPIGLAALVVVTRTLHLQTPKPVGKVRIDWWGALSLVVALVPVLTVAEQGREWGWTSGRSLTCYVVGALGLVAFVLAERAMGDAALIPPKLFKIRAAVVTIAASVVVGVAMFGGIMLLPLYMQIVHGASPTESGLLTLPMVGGLMIASIGSGRIISRTGQVRVFPIIGSSMVVVALVALSFTTADTSLLWVMLAMFVLGLGLGQCMQPLLLTMQSAVPPSDIGVATSSATFFRQMGGTLGVAVLLSVLFGTVGANISTAFADEADNPEVATALRDPSFQDTIAGVQDDSSVIETLDPAVAHPIKVGFAESMDTVFLIAAGAGVLAFLILLMMPKVELRATSAAAAVRSESGAGPGPA comes from the coding sequence ATGACAACCACCGACCCCAAGGCGACCGGCGGCGCGGCTGCCGGGCCCGCCGGGACCACCGAGTCCGGCGACTACTCGCACACCCAGATCCTCGCGATCCTGGCCGGCCTGATGATGGGCATGTTCCTCGGCGCGCTCGACCAGACGATCGTCAGCACCTCGATCCGCACGATCGCCGACGACCTCAACGGCCTGTCGATCCAGGCCTGGGCGACCACGGCCTACCTGATCACCGCCACGATCACGACGCCCATCTACGGCAAGCTCGGCGACCTCTACGGCCGCAAGAAGCTCTTCCTGTTCTCCATCTCGGTCTTCATCGCCGGGTCGGCGCTGTGCTCGTTCGCCGGCTCGATGACCCAGCTCGCGATGTTCCGCGCCCTGCAGGGCCTCGGCGCGGGCGGGCTGTTCACCCTCGTCCTGGCGATCATCGGCGACCTGGTCAGCCCGCGGGAGCGGGCCCGCTACACCGGCTACTTCATGGCCATGTTCGGCACCTCGAGCGTCCTGGGCCCGCTGATCGGCGGGTTCTTCGCCGGCCAGGACTCCATCCTCGGCGTGACCGGGTGGCGCTGGGTGTTCCTGGTCAACGTGCCGATCGGGCTGGCCGCCCTCGTCGTCGTGACCCGCACGCTCCACCTGCAGACGCCGAAGCCCGTCGGCAAGGTCCGCATCGACTGGTGGGGCGCCCTGTCGTTGGTCGTCGCCCTCGTCCCGGTGCTGACGGTGGCCGAGCAGGGTCGTGAGTGGGGCTGGACCTCCGGTCGCTCCCTCACCTGCTACGTCGTGGGTGCCCTCGGCCTCGTCGCGTTCGTCCTGGCCGAGCGGGCGATGGGCGACGCGGCCCTGATCCCGCCCAAGCTCTTCAAGATCCGCGCCGCGGTGGTCACCATCGCCGCGAGCGTCGTCGTCGGCGTCGCGATGTTCGGCGGCATCATGCTGCTGCCGCTCTACATGCAGATCGTCCACGGCGCCTCGCCGACCGAGTCGGGTCTGCTGACCCTGCCGATGGTGGGCGGGCTGATGATCGCCTCGATCGGCTCCGGCCGGATCATCAGCCGCACCGGCCAGGTCCGGGTGTTCCCGATCATCGGCTCGTCGATGGTCGTGGTGGCCCTCGTGGCGCTGTCCTTCACCACCGCCGACACGTCGCTGCTGTGGGTGATGCTGGCGATGTTCGTGCTGGGCCTCGGGCTCGGTCAGTGCATGCAGCCGCTGCTGCTGACGATGCAGAGCGCCGTGCCGCCCAGCGACATCGGCGTGGCGACCTCCTCGGCGACCTTCTTCCGCCAGATGGGCGGCACCCTGGGCGTCGCGGTCCTGCTGTCGGTGCTGTTCGGCACCGTGGGCGCCAACATCTCGACCGCCTTCGCCGACGAGGCCGACAACCCCGAGGTCGCCACCGCCCTGCGCGACCCGTCGTTCCAGGACACCATCGCCGGGGTCCAGGACGACTCCTCGGTGATCGAGACGCTCGACCCGGCCGTGGCCCACCCGATCAAGGTCGGCTTCGCCGAGTCCATGGACACGGTGTTCCTGATCGCCGCCGGTGCCGGCGTGCTGGCGTTCCTGATCCTGCTGATGATGCCCAAGGTCGAGCTGCGGGCGACCTCGGCCGCCGCGGCCGTGCGCAGCGAATCGGGAGCAGGACCAGGGCCCGCGTAG
- the mnhG gene encoding monovalent cation/H(+) antiporter subunit G: MNDVLDVAGAVCILLGSLFSLVAAVGVLRLPDLLTRMHAATKPQVLGLMLVLLGVSLVLRDPGAAVLAVLVVLAQMATAPVAAHMVGRASYRAGQVRDDLLLVDELTGALDPDLGRRPDPGREIDPPR; this comes from the coding sequence GTGAACGACGTGCTCGACGTGGCGGGCGCCGTCTGCATCCTGCTGGGGTCGCTGTTCAGCCTGGTCGCCGCGGTCGGGGTCCTGCGGCTGCCCGACCTGCTCACCCGCATGCACGCCGCCACCAAGCCGCAGGTGCTCGGCCTGATGCTGGTCCTGCTGGGGGTGTCGCTGGTGCTCCGCGACCCCGGCGCCGCGGTGCTGGCGGTGCTCGTGGTCCTGGCCCAGATGGCGACCGCCCCGGTCGCGGCCCACATGGTCGGCCGGGCGTCGTACCGCGCCGGTCAGGTGCGCGACGACCTGCTCCTGGTCGACGAGCTCACCGGCGCCCTCGATCCCGACCTCGGACGCCGGCCCGATCCGGGACGCGAGATCGATCCGCCACGCTGA